The proteins below come from a single Drosophila teissieri strain GT53w chromosome 3L, Prin_Dtei_1.1, whole genome shotgun sequence genomic window:
- the LOC122616875 gene encoding prominin-like protein isoform X1: protein MKLKVFLWHIWCSPIWIHIVRSQTTQNLGPTSMRKLILQNRYVEPESRSNDNKNDGDVDSWRPITYLPHVFTGFVVSDSEKVPQGYISQDGNDIGYKVKDDDWKEYLASQTGLTILVLLLVLLFLLMPIFGLIYALCCARCKNTQRSSKGMRYCCGILLALLALLMLLFLIFAILAATQLHKNLKHLKTIGCHPSNSSKSNEDYIYQRASDRMHHQHIINYDQIVKRIQSALNREPTISYPNREPELLAKAIERLSVVLQNLRRITPVVQRIKNELLNARRLATQFRDALRGVKRDLMVFLTSHCKQRECQDFYRANEIMMLDMGCLHYDSLPDFDALLASVQEVIDSKFISYPIRAAKQLRQVSRVMKDRMSGALDSIKEDLNKGAKELNKRYDASLKVLQRVVEEMKKDMPVVVKSNAGSGSGSTPAAALRRKLGSWWFGYTLVFIVLLMLVPLILLIGLLIALSSPKVASWLLCAVLVVLFILFSVGIILLLFYLLHGALLYHAFCSRKAPQPVENKSINPNEFLPENVTTFRSMPMLRTSEILQSCVRNESLYNVLGLKEIYNPDGFRDDVMEDVLKSLEKMENTALPDGLKDIHPEAEEAAKQLLSGNLSTYDIKDYTRHICRQLVPEPKPGPLNGLTRKLESLASKMKPGVALKNQATYLRAYQKHLGAPLQTIVQRLINRLKQMDRLLSGGYGSFTRYLQHLLDKIKLGDDFLRRDNKKLTDGVARNISKLVKSGLNDYVRMVDGPSKVNMESCEPLTREEDAAMVEYADLCNRIVKPMNALWFWLLLFSLLLLPAICCTHFLRCRLKSLKNYSDASTGTFGEGNFVPPGLLPMALPQCQCYKYLPVSTESNVDYLEGREDYYYIDQAKHKRE from the exons atgaaactaaAAGTGTTCCTGTGGCATATATGGTGTTCCCCTATTTGGATCCATATCGTTAGGTCCCAGACCACCCAAAATCTGGGTCCCACTTCTATGAGGAagttaattttacaaaatagGTATGTAGAACCAGAAAGTAGATCGAACGATAATAAGAACGACGGGGATGTGGACTCTTGGCGTCCAATCACATACTTACCCCATGTTTTTACTGGATTCGTGGTCTCAGACTCCGAGAAAGTTCCCCAAGGATATATATCCCAGGATGGCAATGACATTGGTTATAAGGTAAAGGACGACGACTGGAAGGAGTATTTGGCTTCCCAGACGGGCCTGACGATACTAGTCCTTCTACTGGTTCTTCTGTTTCTGCTGATGCCCATCTTTGG GCTAATCTATGCCCTCTGCTGTGCGCGCTGTAAGAACACCCAAAGGTCCAGTAAGGGCATGCGCTACTGCTGTGGCATTCTATTGGCTCTTTTGGCATTGTTGATGCT TTTATTTCTGATTTTTGCCATATTGGCGGCCACTCAGCTGCATAAAAACTTGAAGCACCTCAAAACGATCGGTTGTCATCCCAGTAACTCCAGCAAATCGAACGAGGACTACATATACCAAAGAGCATCCGATCGTATGCATCATCAGCATATCATCAACTACGATCAGATAGTAAAAAGGATCCAAAGTGCTCTCAACCGCGAACCCACTATTAGCTATCCCAATAGGGAGCCGGAACTCCTTGCCAAAGCCATCGAGAGGCTGAGTGTGGTGTTGCAGAATCTGCGAAGGATCACGCCAGTTGTGCAAAGGATCAAGAATGAGTTGCTTAATGCCCGACGTTTGGCCACTCAGTTTCGAGATG CATTACGTGGAGTGAAACGGGATCTCATGGTGTTCCTAACATCCCACTGCAAGCAAAGGGAGTGCCAAGATTTCTACCGTGCGAATGAGATCATGATGCTCGACATGGGCTGTTTGCATTACGATAGT CTACCAGACTTTGATGCACTTCTTGCCTCTGTGCAGGAAGTAATAGACAGCAAGTTTATCAGCTATCCAATTCGAGCAGCTAAGCAGTTGCGACAGGTTTCCAGGGTGATGAAAGATCGCATGAGTGGCGCATTAGACTCCATCAAGGAGGACCTCAACAAAGGAG CCAAGGAGCTGAACAAGAGGTACGACGCATCCTTGAAAGTCTTGCAACGCGTGGTTGAGGAGATGAAGAAGGATATGCCGGTGGTGGTCAAGTCAAAtgctggatctggatctggatctaCTCCAGCCGCTGCCTTGCGTAGGAAGCTCGGATCCTGGTGGTTCGGATACACGTTGGTCTTCATTGTGCTACTAATGCTGGTGCCCCTTATTCTGCTCATTGGTCTTCTGATTGCTTTGTCCAGTCCGAAAGTAGCCAGTTGGCTGCTCTGTGCCGTCCTGGTTGTTCTTTTCATCCTGTTCTCCGTTGGCATCATCCTGCTGCTCTTCTATTTGCTTCACGGGGCTTTGCTGTACCATGCCTTTTGCTCTAG GAAAGCGCCACAGCCGGTAGAAAACAAATCTATTAATCCCAACGAGTTTCTCCCAGAAAACGTAACCACCTTTCGATCCATGCCCATGCTACGAACCTCGGAAATTCTGCAGAGCTGTGTTCGCAACGAAAGCTTGTACAATGTGCTGGGTCTCAAGGAGATCTATAATCCGGATGGTTTTCGCGATGATGTGATGGAGGACGTTCTCAAGTCTCTTGAGAAAATGGAGAACACTGCGTTGCCCGATGGACTTAAAGATATTCATCCCGAGGCAGAGGAAGCGGCCAAACAATTATTGAGCGGAAACCTATCTACATATGACATAAAGGACTACACAAGACACATTTGCCGCCAACTGGTGCCAGAACCCAAGCCAGGTCCTTTGAACGGGTTGACCAGAAAACTGGAAAGCCTGGCGAGCAAAATGAAGCCGGGAGTCGCCCTGAAAAACCAGGCGACTTATCTGCGAGCCTATCAAAAACACCTGGGTGCACCCTTGCAAACGATTGTCCAGCGACTGATAAATAGGCTGAAGCAAATGGATCGCCTCTTGTCAGGTGGCTACGGTAGCTTTACCAGGTACCTCCAACATCTGCTGGACAAGATTAAGCTGGGCGACGACTTCTTGCGGCGAGATAACAAAAAGTTAACCGACGGGGTGGCCCGTAATATCAGTAAATTAGTGAAATCGGGCCTGAATGATTACGTTCGAATGGTCGACGGGCCCAGCAAAGTGAACATGGAGAGCTGTGAGCCCCTCACCCGTGAGGAGGATGCAGCCATGGTTGAGTACGCCGACCTCTGCAATCGGATTGTGAAGCCAATG AATGCCTTATGGTTTTGGCTTTTACTGTTTTCCTTGCTCCTCCTGCCCGCCATCTGCTGCACCCACTTTTTGAGATGTCGTCTGAAATCTTTAAAGAATTATTCGGATGCATCAACAGGCACCTTTGGAGAAGGCAACTTTGTGCCCCCTGGTTTACTGCCCATGGCTTTGCCACAATGCCAATGCTACAAATACCTTCCCGTTTCAACGGAGTCAAATGTTGACTATCTGGAGGGCAGGGAAGACTACTACTATATAGATCAAGCTAAGCACAAGAGGGAGTGA
- the LOC122616875 gene encoding prominin-like protein isoform X3, whose product MHHQHIINYDQIVKRIQSALNREPTISYPNREPELLAKAIERLSVVLQNLRRITPVVQRIKNELLNARRLATQFRDALRGVKRDLMVFLTSHCKQRECQDFYRANEIMMLDMGCLHYDSLPDFDALLASVQEVIDSKFISYPIRAAKQLRQVSRVMKDRMSGALDSIKEDLNKGAKELNKRYDASLKVLQRVVEEMKKDMPVVVKSNAGSGSGSTPAAALRRKLGSWWFGYTLVFIVLLMLVPLILLIGLLIALSSPKVASWLLCAVLVVLFILFSVGIILLLFYLLHGALLYHAFCSRKAPQPVENKSINPNEFLPENVTTFRSMPMLRTSEILQSCVRNESLYNVLGLKEIYNPDGFRDDVMEDVLKSLEKMENTALPDGLKDIHPEAEEAAKQLLSGNLSTYDIKDYTRHICRQLVPEPKPGPLNGLTRKLESLASKMKPGVALKNQATYLRAYQKHLGAPLQTIVQRLINRLKQMDRLLSGGYGSFTRYLQHLLDKIKLGDDFLRRDNKKLTDGVARNISKLVKSGLNDYVRMVDGPSKVNMESCEPLTREEDAAMVEYADLCNRIVKPMNALWFWLLLFSLLLLPAICCTHFLRCRLKSLKNYSDASTGTFGEGNFVPPGLLPMALPQCQCYKYLPVSTESNVDYLEGREDYYYIDQAKHKRE is encoded by the exons ATGCATCATCAGCATATCATCAACTACGATCAGATAGTAAAAAGGATCCAAAGTGCTCTCAACCGCGAACCCACTATTAGCTATCCCAATAGGGAGCCGGAACTCCTTGCCAAAGCCATCGAGAGGCTGAGTGTGGTGTTGCAGAATCTGCGAAGGATCACGCCAGTTGTGCAAAGGATCAAGAATGAGTTGCTTAATGCCCGACGTTTGGCCACTCAGTTTCGAGATG CATTACGTGGAGTGAAACGGGATCTCATGGTGTTCCTAACATCCCACTGCAAGCAAAGGGAGTGCCAAGATTTCTACCGTGCGAATGAGATCATGATGCTCGACATGGGCTGTTTGCATTACGATAGT CTACCAGACTTTGATGCACTTCTTGCCTCTGTGCAGGAAGTAATAGACAGCAAGTTTATCAGCTATCCAATTCGAGCAGCTAAGCAGTTGCGACAGGTTTCCAGGGTGATGAAAGATCGCATGAGTGGCGCATTAGACTCCATCAAGGAGGACCTCAACAAAGGAG CCAAGGAGCTGAACAAGAGGTACGACGCATCCTTGAAAGTCTTGCAACGCGTGGTTGAGGAGATGAAGAAGGATATGCCGGTGGTGGTCAAGTCAAAtgctggatctggatctggatctaCTCCAGCCGCTGCCTTGCGTAGGAAGCTCGGATCCTGGTGGTTCGGATACACGTTGGTCTTCATTGTGCTACTAATGCTGGTGCCCCTTATTCTGCTCATTGGTCTTCTGATTGCTTTGTCCAGTCCGAAAGTAGCCAGTTGGCTGCTCTGTGCCGTCCTGGTTGTTCTTTTCATCCTGTTCTCCGTTGGCATCATCCTGCTGCTCTTCTATTTGCTTCACGGGGCTTTGCTGTACCATGCCTTTTGCTCTAG GAAAGCGCCACAGCCGGTAGAAAACAAATCTATTAATCCCAACGAGTTTCTCCCAGAAAACGTAACCACCTTTCGATCCATGCCCATGCTACGAACCTCGGAAATTCTGCAGAGCTGTGTTCGCAACGAAAGCTTGTACAATGTGCTGGGTCTCAAGGAGATCTATAATCCGGATGGTTTTCGCGATGATGTGATGGAGGACGTTCTCAAGTCTCTTGAGAAAATGGAGAACACTGCGTTGCCCGATGGACTTAAAGATATTCATCCCGAGGCAGAGGAAGCGGCCAAACAATTATTGAGCGGAAACCTATCTACATATGACATAAAGGACTACACAAGACACATTTGCCGCCAACTGGTGCCAGAACCCAAGCCAGGTCCTTTGAACGGGTTGACCAGAAAACTGGAAAGCCTGGCGAGCAAAATGAAGCCGGGAGTCGCCCTGAAAAACCAGGCGACTTATCTGCGAGCCTATCAAAAACACCTGGGTGCACCCTTGCAAACGATTGTCCAGCGACTGATAAATAGGCTGAAGCAAATGGATCGCCTCTTGTCAGGTGGCTACGGTAGCTTTACCAGGTACCTCCAACATCTGCTGGACAAGATTAAGCTGGGCGACGACTTCTTGCGGCGAGATAACAAAAAGTTAACCGACGGGGTGGCCCGTAATATCAGTAAATTAGTGAAATCGGGCCTGAATGATTACGTTCGAATGGTCGACGGGCCCAGCAAAGTGAACATGGAGAGCTGTGAGCCCCTCACCCGTGAGGAGGATGCAGCCATGGTTGAGTACGCCGACCTCTGCAATCGGATTGTGAAGCCAATG AATGCCTTATGGTTTTGGCTTTTACTGTTTTCCTTGCTCCTCCTGCCCGCCATCTGCTGCACCCACTTTTTGAGATGTCGTCTGAAATCTTTAAAGAATTATTCGGATGCATCAACAGGCACCTTTGGAGAAGGCAACTTTGTGCCCCCTGGTTTACTGCCCATGGCTTTGCCACAATGCCAATGCTACAAATACCTTCCCGTTTCAACGGAGTCAAATGTTGACTATCTGGAGGGCAGGGAAGACTACTACTATATAGATCAAGCTAAGCACAAGAGGGAGTGA
- the LOC122616875 gene encoding prominin-like protein isoform X2 → MPIFGLIYALCCARCKNTQRSSKGMRYCCGILLALLALLMLLFLIFAILAATQLHKNLKHLKTIGCHPSNSSKSNEDYIYQRASDRMHHQHIINYDQIVKRIQSALNREPTISYPNREPELLAKAIERLSVVLQNLRRITPVVQRIKNELLNARRLATQFRDALRGVKRDLMVFLTSHCKQRECQDFYRANEIMMLDMGCLHYDSLPDFDALLASVQEVIDSKFISYPIRAAKQLRQVSRVMKDRMSGALDSIKEDLNKGAKELNKRYDASLKVLQRVVEEMKKDMPVVVKSNAGSGSGSTPAAALRRKLGSWWFGYTLVFIVLLMLVPLILLIGLLIALSSPKVASWLLCAVLVVLFILFSVGIILLLFYLLHGALLYHAFCSRKAPQPVENKSINPNEFLPENVTTFRSMPMLRTSEILQSCVRNESLYNVLGLKEIYNPDGFRDDVMEDVLKSLEKMENTALPDGLKDIHPEAEEAAKQLLSGNLSTYDIKDYTRHICRQLVPEPKPGPLNGLTRKLESLASKMKPGVALKNQATYLRAYQKHLGAPLQTIVQRLINRLKQMDRLLSGGYGSFTRYLQHLLDKIKLGDDFLRRDNKKLTDGVARNISKLVKSGLNDYVRMVDGPSKVNMESCEPLTREEDAAMVEYADLCNRIVKPMNALWFWLLLFSLLLLPAICCTHFLRCRLKSLKNYSDASTGTFGEGNFVPPGLLPMALPQCQCYKYLPVSTESNVDYLEGREDYYYIDQAKHKRE, encoded by the exons ATGCCCATCTTTGG GCTAATCTATGCCCTCTGCTGTGCGCGCTGTAAGAACACCCAAAGGTCCAGTAAGGGCATGCGCTACTGCTGTGGCATTCTATTGGCTCTTTTGGCATTGTTGATGCT TTTATTTCTGATTTTTGCCATATTGGCGGCCACTCAGCTGCATAAAAACTTGAAGCACCTCAAAACGATCGGTTGTCATCCCAGTAACTCCAGCAAATCGAACGAGGACTACATATACCAAAGAGCATCCGATCGTATGCATCATCAGCATATCATCAACTACGATCAGATAGTAAAAAGGATCCAAAGTGCTCTCAACCGCGAACCCACTATTAGCTATCCCAATAGGGAGCCGGAACTCCTTGCCAAAGCCATCGAGAGGCTGAGTGTGGTGTTGCAGAATCTGCGAAGGATCACGCCAGTTGTGCAAAGGATCAAGAATGAGTTGCTTAATGCCCGACGTTTGGCCACTCAGTTTCGAGATG CATTACGTGGAGTGAAACGGGATCTCATGGTGTTCCTAACATCCCACTGCAAGCAAAGGGAGTGCCAAGATTTCTACCGTGCGAATGAGATCATGATGCTCGACATGGGCTGTTTGCATTACGATAGT CTACCAGACTTTGATGCACTTCTTGCCTCTGTGCAGGAAGTAATAGACAGCAAGTTTATCAGCTATCCAATTCGAGCAGCTAAGCAGTTGCGACAGGTTTCCAGGGTGATGAAAGATCGCATGAGTGGCGCATTAGACTCCATCAAGGAGGACCTCAACAAAGGAG CCAAGGAGCTGAACAAGAGGTACGACGCATCCTTGAAAGTCTTGCAACGCGTGGTTGAGGAGATGAAGAAGGATATGCCGGTGGTGGTCAAGTCAAAtgctggatctggatctggatctaCTCCAGCCGCTGCCTTGCGTAGGAAGCTCGGATCCTGGTGGTTCGGATACACGTTGGTCTTCATTGTGCTACTAATGCTGGTGCCCCTTATTCTGCTCATTGGTCTTCTGATTGCTTTGTCCAGTCCGAAAGTAGCCAGTTGGCTGCTCTGTGCCGTCCTGGTTGTTCTTTTCATCCTGTTCTCCGTTGGCATCATCCTGCTGCTCTTCTATTTGCTTCACGGGGCTTTGCTGTACCATGCCTTTTGCTCTAG GAAAGCGCCACAGCCGGTAGAAAACAAATCTATTAATCCCAACGAGTTTCTCCCAGAAAACGTAACCACCTTTCGATCCATGCCCATGCTACGAACCTCGGAAATTCTGCAGAGCTGTGTTCGCAACGAAAGCTTGTACAATGTGCTGGGTCTCAAGGAGATCTATAATCCGGATGGTTTTCGCGATGATGTGATGGAGGACGTTCTCAAGTCTCTTGAGAAAATGGAGAACACTGCGTTGCCCGATGGACTTAAAGATATTCATCCCGAGGCAGAGGAAGCGGCCAAACAATTATTGAGCGGAAACCTATCTACATATGACATAAAGGACTACACAAGACACATTTGCCGCCAACTGGTGCCAGAACCCAAGCCAGGTCCTTTGAACGGGTTGACCAGAAAACTGGAAAGCCTGGCGAGCAAAATGAAGCCGGGAGTCGCCCTGAAAAACCAGGCGACTTATCTGCGAGCCTATCAAAAACACCTGGGTGCACCCTTGCAAACGATTGTCCAGCGACTGATAAATAGGCTGAAGCAAATGGATCGCCTCTTGTCAGGTGGCTACGGTAGCTTTACCAGGTACCTCCAACATCTGCTGGACAAGATTAAGCTGGGCGACGACTTCTTGCGGCGAGATAACAAAAAGTTAACCGACGGGGTGGCCCGTAATATCAGTAAATTAGTGAAATCGGGCCTGAATGATTACGTTCGAATGGTCGACGGGCCCAGCAAAGTGAACATGGAGAGCTGTGAGCCCCTCACCCGTGAGGAGGATGCAGCCATGGTTGAGTACGCCGACCTCTGCAATCGGATTGTGAAGCCAATG AATGCCTTATGGTTTTGGCTTTTACTGTTTTCCTTGCTCCTCCTGCCCGCCATCTGCTGCACCCACTTTTTGAGATGTCGTCTGAAATCTTTAAAGAATTATTCGGATGCATCAACAGGCACCTTTGGAGAAGGCAACTTTGTGCCCCCTGGTTTACTGCCCATGGCTTTGCCACAATGCCAATGCTACAAATACCTTCCCGTTTCAACGGAGTCAAATGTTGACTATCTGGAGGGCAGGGAAGACTACTACTATATAGATCAAGCTAAGCACAAGAGGGAGTGA
- the LOC122616877 gene encoding uncharacterized protein LOC122616877, whose translation MKLLCWDSFGWPMRNHLPNSLSWTEDVTTLSMLNESQKMVDGSIGCCSIDWLMQLQQPSCPLVRLLILGLLALPVYNAILIVVGWRLHCSACSSAERLVLDIQRTRPLKRRAPSPPSPPPAPRPPPRLRRHKTPKSPSSSLILWYPKAHLSPKNPFDEEDQYRNLRENLKMVLGGLQRAPLPLPPPKPIFIPPPVEPLTPPESLTPTESPRRKDQKPRSKVLSGILKHLGVSSIRKIWKTHASRKKSTTSATSSSMGTSSFYVY comes from the exons atgaagCTGCTATGCTGGGACTCGTTTGGTTGGCCCATGCGCAACCATCTGCCTAATTCTTTGTCCTGGACAGAGGATGTGACCACCTTAAGTATGCTTAACGAGAGTCAGAAAATGGTGGATGGGTCCATTGGATGCTGCTCCATAGACTGGCTTATGCAACTCCAGCAACCCTCGTGTCCACTGGTGAGGCTCTTGATACTCGGGTTGTTGGCGTTGCCAGTTTATAATGCGATATTGATTGTGGTGGG ATGGCGTCTACACTGCAGTGCTTGCAGCAGTGCCGAGCGTTTGGTGCTGGACATCCAAAGGACCAGACCTCTCAAGCGTCGAGCTCCCTCACCTCCTTCACCTCCACCAGCTCCAAGACCACCACCGCGTCTTCGTCGACATAAAACCCCCAAAAGTCCATCATCAAGTCTGATATTGTGGTATCCAAAAGCCCATCTCAGCCCAAAGAATCCCTTTGATGAGGAGGACCAGTACAGAAACCTCAGGGAGAATCTGAAGATGGTGCTAGGTGGCTTGCAGAGGGCTCCTTTGCCACTTCCGCCACCAAAGCCCATCTTTATACCCCCTCCAGTTGAACCCCTAACGCCGCCGGAATCACTGACTCCAACTGAATCGCCCCGGAGAAAAGACCAAAAGCCACGCTCCAAAGTTTTATCAGGGATCCTTAAACATCTAGGCGTGAGTTCCATTCGTAAGATATGGAAAACACATGCCAGCCGAAAGAAAAGTACGACTTCTGCCACCAGCTCCAGCATGGGTACCAGCTCCTTCTATGTCTACTAA